A single genomic interval of Actinomycetota bacterium harbors:
- a CDS encoding IS481 family transposase has protein sequence MLVELGVVEQRYRAVLEVFGGATVTDVARRCGVARQTVHGWLRRYASEGLAGLVDRSSKPDSCPHQTPVEVEARIVEMRRAHPGWGPRTIGYHLEREGVVPVPSRSSIYRALIRHGLVDPQKRRRRRSDYKRWERARSMELWQMDVTGGVRLVDGSELKVVTGIDDHSRFCVSAKVVRRATARPVCDALAEAMARHGVPDQILTDNGKVFTGRFGPGKGEVLFDLICRENGIRHLLTAPRSPTTTGKVERFHKTMKKDFPAGKTFESLEEAQTAIDAWVVEYNTERPHQGIGMVPPVRRFELAVAEPFEVVTGDDQPPDPVPAEVVVEEPRRVTRKVGRDGRISLATYRYHVGRCLAGETVDVVITPDGLIEISHRSVLVATHARRHPPEAEPQVWRRRPRARPVRPPTVGHPVIRKVDSSGNISFAAVSYRVGNAYRRQQVEVRVVGDTVEISQNAKLLRVHAAKHDPIKAHGAFANPRGKPDPINAAS, from the coding sequence TTGTTGGTGGAGTTGGGTGTTGTGGAGCAGCGGTATCGGGCGGTGTTGGAGGTTTTTGGGGGAGCGACGGTGACGGATGTGGCTCGCCGGTGTGGGGTGGCTCGTCAGACGGTGCATGGGTGGCTGCGCCGGTATGCGTCTGAGGGGTTGGCGGGGTTGGTGGATCGTTCGTCGAAGCCGGATTCGTGTCCGCATCAGACGCCGGTGGAGGTGGAGGCTCGGATCGTGGAGATGCGGAGGGCTCATCCGGGTTGGGGTCCTCGGACGATCGGCTATCACTTGGAGCGGGAGGGTGTGGTTCCGGTTCCTTCTCGATCGTCGATCTATCGGGCTTTGATCCGTCATGGGCTGGTGGATCCGCAGAAACGTCGGAGGCGGCGGTCTGATTACAAGCGGTGGGAGCGGGCCCGGTCGATGGAGTTGTGGCAGATGGACGTCACCGGCGGTGTTCGATTGGTCGACGGGTCGGAGTTGAAGGTGGTGACCGGTATCGATGACCATTCGAGGTTCTGTGTATCAGCCAAGGTGGTGAGGAGAGCTACGGCGAGGCCGGTGTGTGACGCTCTCGCCGAGGCGATGGCACGTCATGGGGTCCCGGATCAGATTCTGACTGATAACGGGAAGGTGTTCACCGGCAGGTTTGGACCCGGCAAGGGTGAGGTGCTCTTTGACCTGATCTGCCGGGAGAACGGAATCAGGCACCTTCTGACGGCTCCTCGGTCGCCGACCACCACGGGGAAGGTGGAACGGTTCCACAAGACCATGAAGAAGGACTTTCCGGCCGGCAAGACGTTTGAGAGTCTCGAGGAGGCTCAGACGGCGATCGACGCGTGGGTGGTCGAATACAACACGGAGCGGCCGCATCAGGGGATCGGGATGGTCCCACCCGTCCGCCGGTTCGAACTAGCCGTCGCTGAACCCTTCGAAGTGGTTACCGGAGACGACCAGCCACCAGACCCTGTTCCGGCGGAGGTGGTGGTCGAGGAGCCTCGTAGGGTCACCAGAAAGGTGGGGCGGGATGGTCGGATCAGTCTGGCCACATACAGGTATCACGTGGGACGTTGCCTGGCCGGGGAAACCGTCGACGTGGTCATCACCCCGGACGGTCTCATCGAGATATCGCATCGGAGTGTTCTGGTGGCCACCCACGCCAGACGTCATCCTCCCGAGGCGGAACCTCAAGTGTGGCGTCGTCGGCCACGCGCCCGGCCGGTCAGGCCTCCCACGGTCGGGCATCCCGTAATCCGCAAGGTGGACTCGTCGGGGAACATCAGCTTCGCCGCCGTCTCCTACCGGGTCGGCAACGCCTACCGCCGCCAGCAGGTCGAAGTACGGGTGGTCGGGGACACCGTCGAAATCTCACAGAACGCCAAGCTGCTCCGAGTCCACGCGGCAAAACACGATCCCATCAAGGCTCACGGAGCGTTCGCCAACCCCAGAGGCAAACCCGACCCGATCAACGCCGCGTCCTAA